The sequence AAAGCCCCAAATCCGCTTTAGCGAGGCGCCGGGACCAGCCAGCTCCAGCCGAAGCGCGACAGGGCGCTTTCGGCGAAGTGGTGAATCTCGGCATAGGCCGGGTGCGCGGTCTGCCGCAGCGTCACCAGCCACATGACGATGCCGACCATGGCTGCGCCGAACACCTGCAGGAAGCCAGCCTCCTCGGCCGGCGCAATCCAGACGTAGGAAAGCCAGACCGGCAGCACGGCGACCCCGGTGGCGAAGGCGGATTGCAGCCACACCCGGACCAGCGCACTCCAGCGGAAGCCCACGACGGACTGGAGGAAGGGCGCATGGATGGCGAGCCAGGCGAAGCCATAGGCAACGCGGCTGGCGGCGGCCGCCTCCAGCGAATACATCGCCCCGATCGCCAGCAGGACGACCGAGACCGCCGTATCCAGCCCGAACCGCCACAGCAGCGGGCGCATCTTGCCCAGCAGGATCGGCAGTTCGACATGCAGTGGCAGGGCGATGAACAGGATTTGCGAAACGGCGATCCATTCCAGCGGCCGCGCGGCACCCAGCCAACGCTCGCCATAGAGAATGCTGATCACCGGCACCGAGCAGGCGGCAAGGCCGGCCATGGTCGGCCAGGTGATGGCGGTGAAGCTGGCGGTCACCCGCTCGTAATGCGGCCCCAGCGGATCGCCCCGGTCGCGAAAGCGGGCGAAGGCGGGATAGAACACGGTGGCCAGTCCGCCCGAGACCAGCCAGCGCAACTGCCAGGCGAGCCCATAGGCGCGTGCGAAGAGGCCGACGGCCACGGTGTCGAGCAAGCGCCCGATCAGCAGTTCGGGCAAGCGCGAGCCAAGCTGCGACATGCCTGAGAGCACGGTCGAGAATCCGCCGAAGCGGATCACCGGCATCGCGCCTTCCAGCCGTGGCGGGATGGGCAGGCGGCCGCCGACGCGCCACTGCGCGATGGCAGCGCGTGCTACCTGCTGGGCGAAGGCGCCCCAGGCCAGCGCGATGGCGCCGTAACCTTGCCACGCCAGCGCGATGGCGACCGCGGCATTGGTCAGCACCACGCCGATTTCGATCATGGTGTTGGATTTGAAATCCATGTTCCGATGCAGCAGCGCCATGGGCACGGTAGCCAGCGGCACGAAGAAATAGCTCGCTGCCACCACCAGCAGCAGCGGCAACAAACCGGGCAGGTCGTAGAACGCGGCGGCGGGCCAGCTCAGCACCACGCACAGCACGGCAATCGCCCAGCTGATGGTGAGCGAGACGGTGAAGGCCGTGCGAATCTTGTCGTCGTCGAGATCCTTCTCGCCCGCCACGAAGCGGTTGATGCCGAACTCCTGCAGCACCGCCAGCAGGCTGACGAAGGAGAAGGCGATGGTGAACAGCCCCAGTTCGTCGGGATCGATGAACCAGCGCGCCAGGATGACGCTTGCAATGAACTGGATGGAGAAGGCCCCCATCTGGCTCATCATCGCCAGCAGTGCCGCACCGCGCACGCTCATGCCCGCCCGCATCGCTCAGGCCGCCTTGTGCACGTTGGGGGTGAGGTCCGCATCTGGCGCACCCGCGCCGCGGGCATTGGCCTTGCGCCGGTAGGCGAGCATCGGCGCGGCCAGTTGCGGGGCGATTGTCCAGATCAGGAAGGACGCGCGCCAGACCGGGCCGGGCTCGCCGATGAAGCTTTCGCGCAGGTCGCGGATGGCATCGCGGTCACCGTCGATGGCGCGATCGATGGCCAGCTCGAAGCGCAGCTCCTGCCGGTTCTCCGCAATCATCTGCCTGGCAACCTCGGCGTCGGGCGAATCCTCCGGCAGCTCTTCCAGGGCCTTTTCGAAGGTGCGGATATTGCCCTTGAGCATCTTCTGCGAGGCGGCCGAGGCCGAGCGCGACCGCACCCGGTAATCGCCCAGCACCTCGTCGAGGTAGAGCGCATGTCCGCCCAGCAGCATCAGCCGCACCCACAGGTCGAAGTCTTCGGCGTGGGTCATGCCGGCATCGAAACCGCCGATGGCGTCGAAGTCCGCCCGGCGGAAGGTGGAGCCGATGTAGACGCCGAAGCTGCGGTCGAGCACGTCGGCCAGCGAGCCATGCACGCCGTCACCGCTCCCTTGCTTGTCGGTGAAGCAGAGTCGCTCACGGGCCACCGCGCCGAAGATGCGGGCATTGACCGTTACCAGTCGTGCCTGCGGATCGGCATCGAGCGCGGCCGTGGTCCGCGCCAGGTAGTCGGGTCGAATCATGTCGTCGCCGTCGAGCAGAGCGATGTAGGGCGCGCTGGTTGCCGCGATCGCGCGATTGCGCGCGGTCGATACGCCGGCGTTGTCGGTCTGCAGGAAGGTGAT is a genomic window of Aurantiacibacter sp. MUD11 containing:
- a CDS encoding oligosaccharide flippase family protein, producing the protein MRAGMSVRGAALLAMMSQMGAFSIQFIASVILARWFIDPDELGLFTIAFSFVSLLAVLQEFGINRFVAGEKDLDDDKIRTAFTVSLTISWAIAVLCVVLSWPAAAFYDLPGLLPLLLVVAASYFFVPLATVPMALLHRNMDFKSNTMIEIGVVLTNAAVAIALAWQGYGAIALAWGAFAQQVARAAIAQWRVGGRLPIPPRLEGAMPVIRFGGFSTVLSGMSQLGSRLPELLIGRLLDTVAVGLFARAYGLAWQLRWLVSGGLATVFYPAFARFRDRGDPLGPHYERVTASFTAITWPTMAGLAACSVPVISILYGERWLGAARPLEWIAVSQILFIALPLHVELPILLGKMRPLLWRFGLDTAVSVVLLAIGAMYSLEAAAASRVAYGFAWLAIHAPFLQSVVGFRWSALVRVWLQSAFATGVAVLPVWLSYVWIAPAEEAGFLQVFGAAMVGIVMWLVTLRQTAHPAYAEIHHFAESALSRFGWSWLVPAPR
- a CDS encoding glycosyltransferase family A protein produces the protein MPAYGVAHLLGEALESLQAQTLTDWECVVVDDGAPDDVAAAVAPFLEDSRITFLQTDNAGVSTARNRAIAATSAPYIALLDGDDMIRPDYLARTTAALDADPQARLVTVNARIFGAVARERLCFTDKQGSGDGVHGSLADVLDRSFGVYIGSTFRRADFDAIGGFDAGMTHAEDFDLWVRLMLLGGHALYLDEVLGDYRVRSRSASAASQKMLKGNIRTFEKALEELPEDSPDAEVARQMIAENRQELRFELAIDRAIDGDRDAIRDLRESFIGEPGPVWRASFLIWTIAPQLAAPMLAYRRKANARGAGAPDADLTPNVHKAA